The segment CTGATTTGCAATGCAGGTTGCTTACTGAATTGTGACAGGAGGTTCATCTTGAAAAGGAGGCAGTGATCAGATTCTGACATACTCTGGGTGCTGTAGTAAGGTATTCATTATCAGTACCAATGCTTCTCAGTTTACGTTTGGAGATATTCCTAGTGCAAGAAGACAGGACAGACGCCTTCTGAAGCAAACGCAGACTTTCCTTTCAAATCTGATATTTGAAAAATTCTAATGAATTTCACATTCTAGTTCATAACTGTCTTAAGAGACAGTGTCTAGgttgttttttttagatttatttgaaaagcagagaggcagagtgagagagaaagatttggtcttccatctgctggttcactccccaaatatagctgcaacagctaaagctgggatgatctgaagccaggagcttcctctgggtctcccacgtgggtgcaggggcccaagcacttgggccatcctctgctgctttcccaggccacagcagagagctagataggaagtggagcagctgagaccctaactggcacatatatgggatgctggcactgcaggtggtggctttatctgctctgccacagcatcagctccaggtttttttttccattggataAAAATGACTCCAGAGATACCAATCTTACTGCTTCTGTAACTTTGGGTAGGCCTTGCCAGTTATATCCCCACCCTCCATCCCTGTTTAAAAGTATGTCTGTTGTTGGAAGACAACAACCATATGAAGGTAGAAACAGTATGAGAATCAGCCTTACATTATGGGAAGAGCACAATTCTCCCTATCCTTAGGTTCTGCATTTGTGGAATCAACCAACTGtggattgaaaatattcttttcaaaCGGATTGGACCTGTAgagaggttttttgttgttgttgtttcttgttattccttaaacaatacagtatagcaactttttttttttaagatttatttatttgaaaggcagagttatagagaggcagaggctgagagagagagagagagagagagagagagagagagaggtcttccatctgctggttcgttccccagatggctacaatggataaagctgtgctgatccaaagccgggagcctcttccgggtcttccacatgggtttaggggcccaagcatttgggccatcttccactgctttcccagtccatagcagagagctggatcggaagtggggcagctgagacttgaaatggcacccacatgggacgctggcactgcaggcagtggctttacctactgtaccacagcaccggcctccataAAAACTCTTTACACAGCATTTAAATTGCATTATATCTAAAGATGGCTTAACATATATGGGAGAATATTTATAGTTGGTATGTAACTAATTTACACAAGGCACTTGAGTGAGGATTTTGGAATCTATGGGGAGTCCTGGACCCAGTCTTTCATGGATACAGAAGGATCACTGATTCTGTTGTACAATGAGGGATGGGTTGGAGATGGGAAAAAGTAGAGACTAGTGGTCTAGATAATCAATAACAAAAAGCCCAACTTGCTGCAATAGTGAGAGTAGGGAATGGAAACTGACCGTGCTGCTTAGAAGTTGAGCTTTAAGGGAACAGCAGGGAGTGTGCTGGCTAGGTGGAGATTCAGGGTCATAGGGGATAGTTTTTATAAGGTTGGTTTTGATTTTAAGATCGGGATAGATGCATATTTATATGATGGGAAGAGTTGGTATAGGGGAACATATTGAGAAATACAACATACAAAGCCTGCTGCCTTTCAGATTGCAAATATATTGTGAAAATATGTAACAAATGACTATTTACTGGTAAATTCCTCAGTCTGAATGTAACAGGTGAAATTAGTGTTTTATGGGGCTAAATGTATAGTGTACTTAATTTGGGGGGCATATTTTTTAGCCACAGAATATTCTGTTGACAAGCGAATCTCCACTTGGTGACATCAAGATAGTTGATTTTGGACTTTCAAGAATAGTGAAGAACAGTGAAGAACTTCGAGAAATTATGGGCACTCCTGAATATGTGGGTGAGTACTCTAAGAATACAGTGGTTTTGTGTTTAGGGTCAGGCATCACTGTAAGATCTCCATGTGGCATGATGCATAGTGGGGCCAGTCATCTGCTGTTGTTGAAATTCCACCATAAGAAATTGGTTGCTTtggattacattttaaaatggacaaCGTTCAAGAGTAAGGTGCAAAATGGTGTTGCCTGTCCACAAGTCAGTGAGTTTGAAGGGATTATTtctaaaagaaatggagaggATTTTGAGTTGCTATAAGGCCTTGTTAAAAATCAAGCACCTTTACAGACATTCTGGGTGGTGATGAATGTTGTGATAAAGGAATTGCCTACCATGGACCTCTGCAGAAGCACAAGAGGTGTGGGTCCACGCAAGGTAGAGAGCTCCTGGCATTATGAAAAAGCTTAAACTTGAAGGTTACAGCAGCACCATTAGTCCAGCTTGTGTAGAAAAAGAAGTAATCTATGATTTTATTTGGTAGACTAACTAGAAGAAAAATGGGACTGATTAAGGCTGCAGAACAATTTAGAAGTTGTGACCAGATACTAGAatattagcatttaaaatttCAGTGCTGAGACAGCACTTTGTAATTCTGAAGCTTGGATCAAGGTCAGGAAACTTTGATGCCAGGCTGTATGGGTGCTAGAAGTCAGTGTGGCGGTTGCCTAGGGTAGTggcagccctgggagagcaggatggcTGGTGTGTCAGTAGATGATGGCAGCCAGGCAGGGAGTAGAGAAGGCTGTGGCCCGGGGCCGATGGGAAGAAGACTTCACTTGTGGGTAGATGTGCAGTGGGCAAACAGGCAGACTCTGATGTGGGGGGACAGAGGAAGAGCCAGGCTCCTTTCAAAGGACTATTAACTGAAGCAACTGAGAATTTCAGAGGACACAGAAAGGAGTGAAGATGGAGCGGAAGGAAACAGTTGGCAGTGACAGTACAGAAAATCATTCATAGTTTTAAAGTCCTACAATTTAAAGCAGATTCTTTAGTGAAAGGCACTATGAGCAGAGACTAAACAACcttgaaaacttattttttatggACTAGAATACATAATTTTCAATACACTGTTATGCATTATGACCACTAATTAAGTTTTAGAAATATGACAACTTTTTTAGGAAAAGCAACAGCCCAAATATACTAGCCAATTTTGACAGTTAGCATtgtacacttgaaaaaatgcagGAAACCACAGAATGAAGGGCAATGAGCTAAAATGTTGAAATGGTAATTATTACCCTGAAGGAGGTtttgtttaaatgttttctgattggttttggtaaattccaaatTTTCTACCAAGAGCCTGTTCCACCTCAAAAGCAGAACTGTcttctgtattaaaaaaaaaaatctaaaatgaatTCAGCAGTATGTAAAAtggtgttttcttttaaatgaagctaaatgtttttgttctgtttttttgttaCTAGCTCCTGAAATTCTTAGTTATGATCCTATTAGCATGGCAACAGATATGTGGTAAGCGTTGTTCATGAAAACTGATCAAATTAGTTTTAAGAAGTAAGATGtgatattaatcttttttatattttctttaatttaggAGCATTGGAGTGTTAACATATGTCATGCTTACAGGAATATCACCTTTCTTAGGTGATAATAAACAAGAAACATTCCTGAACATTTCACAGATGAATTTAAGTTACTCTGAGGAAGAATTTGATACTGTGTCTGAGTCAGCTGTTGACTTCATTAAGAAACTTTTAGTTAAGAAACCTGAGTGAGTATTAATTGATATGGACCGATGTCACTTTTTGGGTCGTCTATTCTGAACAAATGAAGACTGTAGATGAAAACCTTGGCTTCATATACACTGAAAGAAAattgacaaaaatgaaaatgattttaaaaatgtgaactgTATTTCATTATGACAGGATTTAAATACTAGCAAAATTGTATCACAGATGTGTCATGCAGTGAGTGATGCTTCCAATTCAGTGAGTTGAAACTGACAGTGATGTGACAGCTAATCCTCAGCAGAGATATTCCAAGATaccttacttaaaatatttttcaatttaaggGAAACTGCACCCAAATTCtaaaatttctagttttatttagaAATGACAAGATTTTTGTCAACTCTTCATACTTCCCAAAGTAGAATACAAtacattatttgaatttttatatttcttataatttttaattgaagTGTTCCTCGTGTCTTTATACAGAGATCGAGCCACTGCTGAAGAATGTCTGAAACATCCGTGGTTGACACAGAGCAGTATTCAAGATCCTGTTTTAAGAGTGAAAGAGGCCTTAGAAGAAGCAAATGCCCTCCAAAAAGGTGATTCTGTGCCTGAAATTAGTTCAGCTACTGAGAAACCAGGAACCGAAGAATCAATTGTAACTGAAGAGTTAATTGTAGTTACTTCGTATACTTTAGGACAATGCAGACAgtctgaaaaagagaaaatggagcaAAAGGCCATTTCCAAGCGATTTAAATTTGAGGAACCTTTGCTACAAGAAATTCCAGGAGAATTTATCTACTGAGCGGTGTTTCCCTTTAGAACTTGATTTCTACATTGAAAATGTTGATATTATTTATGGACCTTTGGCCAGATGGTAACTGAAAGTGGATAACCAGACATCACCgtagaaaaaaataactttatcaAACTTGTGGATTTAAGTGAATCAAGCCAGATTTATAAATTTGCCAACCAGGAGGTTTAACAGGTAAAGTTATCTGTTTCAATGTTATTAAGAAGGGAGATATTTGCACCTTTAAAACTACATCCTTTTTCTCCAGAATGAGAAGTTGTGTCTAACAGTATTTGTATTCACTTTAAAAATCCAAGTAAAAGTGCCAAAATTCTCTAACTCTCTTGCATTATTCGTACATGTAGTTGTATCTGTTTAGATGCATGTTGATACTTTTCCACTTTGGATTTTTCTTGGGAAGATTTTAATTTCAATAGACATCCTCTAAAGTTTTTGAGAACTAGAATATATAGTTCgataatcttatttttttgtatttttttactgctttatatTGACTTGATTTGGCTTCTGTTGGTTTTTGCCTAAGAGAGGTAGTGATTTTTTTCACCTCTGAAAAATATTTGGTTAATTTGTATAAAATTAAAGTGTTGTGTGTTTTAGCCATTTCTGTCATCACATCATGTTCACTTTTGTAGACTAACAGACTACCTCTTTGCCCCTCGTCCCAAGCTTGTGACCTGGTTGGCATTATAATTGCTTTTGTCCCCAAGTTAATAAAACCTAGAGCACAGGAGGCagagaaaaacacatttatttatgccAATGAGCTTACACTTGAGTTTCTTTTCAGCCTTCAAGCTATGCTAGGAAAAGTTTTTTCTTTGTTCATAAAAATTTTGGCACTGGATACTTGGTCTTTAGGGAAGTACTTTGCCCCAAAAAGTAAGAATATGCTCCATAAAGTTTGCAATTATATCCAGGTCCCATAGTGAACAGTaaattcttgttttaaagatgGAAATGTAAAAGTCTATTAAGTAGACTTACACAAATGTCTATGATCTCACTCACCCTGGTATGGCTTATACAAAGAAATGGATTAGGCAGACCAGATGATGAGACTGCACTGTTTTCTAAGTTGACTATAGAAAGCTGCTTGGAAGTAAAAGGGGAAGAGGAAATTCTGCCACAGTGGCAGGGTTTGCAATGAAAACCCATGACCACAATGTTGAACCTCAGGTAACTGAGAGAAATACAAACTTAGGCAAATGTACCAATATTTCTCTGCCAAAAACCCTTACTATTGAATGACACATTTTTGTACTTGATGAATTTGTCAGGTTTTAAAATCAGTCATTTGGACTTTTTCAAAATACATCTAATAAAAGTACTGTATTTGTGAAGAAAGTTGTTGTCTTTTGGTTGGCTGCCTATCTTCAGCCGCTTTTGTACCTTGAATTTTGAGCTGTATGGTGTTTTCTTAAGAAGACTTTCAGAATATACTTATAAGTAGAAAGATTCAATTTGGCCTGTCATGTAACCCCCAAAAATGCCTATATACCTTTATGACAGCTACTTCTACACTTTTTCAATTTCCAAATTATACAGCTTATAAACCCAGTTTTCATAAAATGTTGATGAGCAGTTTATGGGCAATGCAAAATATGTAACTGGTTTGAATCAGTTGGGAAATTGAATATTCTAGGTTTTGTTTACACATGAAAATAGGACAAAATGACTTTCTGTAGAAGTTATGGAAAATTCTGGAATCTGACTTTTGAATTGACTTTAGTTTGGAAAAAACTGCATTATAGTTCTCAGTAATGTAAATGGCAGTGGTGTATGGGTCAGTCCATACAGATATAAGCATGTTCAGAAACAATATTGACCAGTGAATGCAAGAATAATATTAAATGCTAGGAAAAATTATCCAAACTTtagattcaaaattttttacatcaaaaaactcttatttttccacaaactttatgtgCATTACTATTTAGAAGGGTAGTTTATAGTCTCATCTTGTTTCTGACTTCAATAGAAAACCTTTAGTAAGTTGAATTTGTTGGTTTGGTAGATATGTACATACACATGGGAAGATAATGAGTTTTTGTCAAATgccttttatataattatataccaTATAATTTTCCTCTTAGGcaacccttcttttttttttaacttttatttaatgaatataaatttccaaagtacagcttatggattacaatggcttcccccccataacgtccctcccactcgcaaccctccccccttccattcacatcaagattcattttcgattctctttatatacagaagatcagtttagcatacattaagcaaagatttcaacagtttgctcccacacagaaacataaagtgaaagatactgtttgagtactcgttatagcattaaatctcaatgtacagcacactaaggccaaagatcctacatgaggagtaagtgcacagtgactcctgttgttgacttaacaaattgacactcttgtttatggcatcagtaatctgcGCAAGGCAGCCCTTTGATATTTCATACTTCTAACACTGAACTACCCTTGCATTCCAGGAATAAACCTCTCTCAGTTACTGTTAAGAGCCAGGGTAGGTTATGTTCGTCTGGGACAGCAAACAGCCCCCAAACTTAGGAGCTTTTAAGGATTTACTTGTCACTCCTGCTGAATGTCTTCTGTCGATCAGCTGTTCTAAGAACTCAAGCCTTCGAAGTAGCCTTGTAGTCACTTCTCATAAAGCAAGGCAGGGATAGACAGTTGTCAGGCAACCAGGTATTTTGTGAAAAAACTACATCAGAATTTTTCATCAACTCTTAAGAgttgtgaagtgtgtgtgtgtgtggggggctagTTCCTACCTCGATggattataatttaataataaaaggtATTTTATATTATACTACATGTAAGCTTACATaacaactaaaaagaaaatgaagatgagaAGTAATCTCTCCTAAAATTTACCTGCACCCGAGCTGGGTGTTAGGggcacatttttgtttttaatctccaTTTTTCTACCCCTGGATAACAACATGCTACAGTTTTTCTGATACAACAGAGCAACTTGGCTGAAGCTGCTTAGAAGACATGCCTGAACTGGGAGCAGGTTACTAAGGAGGCAAGAATCTTCTTGTGGGTGGAGATGGAGGTTGGCctatcacctcctgcctcctgtgtAAATAGCATCTTTTCCCCAAGCATCCCAACGAGCAGTATAAACATTGCCTCACCTGTCAGGCAGGTGAttggtaaatatttattcatagtTCTCATAGGACAAACTGAAAACACAATCAAATGGCCTAAGGGCAATTTCAGAGTTCCTGTCTACTGAGcgtttccctttcccttccccttccaGTGGCCAGAGGGAAGATATGTTTCGTATACATGTAACTTTTCAGCTTCATCCTTGCTGTATTCAACATTACCAAAACTGGGGATAATAAAACCTTGTCTTACCAGGTATTGTCAAGTCCCTGGTTTGGTGAATAGCGAAGGTTTGGAGTCAAGAGGAAGCTTATGCTAGGAAAATGGAACAAATAACagtaaaaattattgatttatctCAAAGTTATACAAGTCTTGTCAGTATACATTCAGCAGTCTCTGAAACCTTCATTAACAGCAGAAGCATATACTCAACCTTTGCTGATACAAACTATGTACAAAATGTTAACTCTAGCATTCACTTTATGGCAAGCCTATTTTTCTAGGACATTCTTTTACTTTATCTACAGCTAGCCTATACATGGCTAAAACATGTCTGCTGCATAGCTCACTCCAGGGCCTTAGTTCATGTCATTTTTTCCTCACCTGAAAGGCACATCTGGACACTCTTCCCTCCACTGGATTTCTCCTAACTGGTGTCTCTCTTAATACAGTAACTCCCCAGCCCTTGCTTAGCCACCCAGCATAGTAGCTGGTAAGCAGATTGCAAGCAAAGACCCTCTAGCACCTTGCCATAGAGAACTCCAAGAGTCATGCTACCATTTGTTGGCTGTGATCTCTCTTCTGCCATCTTTACTAATCTACAGTTGTTAGCATTCTTTCTCTAATCTCTGGGCTATCCCATCTCTTTATGGGATATGGTGGGGGCATTTGGCCAAACACTGCCCATAGCAGAAAGTTACCTTTTCCTCTGATGACAGTATGTATTACCCAAGACGTCATCAGGGCAGGTAATGGGAGTTAATGGCTGAGTCACAGTGATTACTGGATATACGGGAAGTAGTGGGCTGGAAATACACATCAGTGCTCTCCTCAAAGAACAGGAAAGACGGTGTCCACTGCATCCGTGACTATGTCAAGCTCATACATGGAAGTAAATTTAACTAGGAAAAAGTACTCAAAAAATGGTAGCTTTCAAATAGAAATCAAGGAGCTTGTCACAAACTAATTCTATTTCCTGTCTACTGGATTAGAAAAACCTTCATTAATTCAaactatacaaaataaaatatcacatgttttccttCAGAACACATAGCCTACCTAGGCCCTGTTCTATGCTTTGGCCAAAGCAAAGTACTAAAAGACTCCAGcaaacactaaaaggaagtgatttgtCAAATATGAAGCAATACATAAATTGTTTTCTACTGGATAATAGAATAGTATAACTTAAAGTATTCGAATATTTATCAGTAAATACCCTGGCAAAAGTGCTCTCAGGGAAAGATACTTTTCACTGAATAATCTCAAAGAATAAACAGTTTTTAAGACAAACTCCAGAGTTTATATATGAAGGCCTCATACTCCATCAATAAGTTTTTTTGCTGAGAATCTTCTCCAGTGAATATTGATGTAGGAAAAAAGCTCAATGTCCTTCATTATAGACCATTATAGCTGCACTAAGCCTAGTACTAAGGATTAAGTTTGCTTCTTCAAAGGAAAGATCAGACTTCTGTTTTGTAGGCGCTGTTGCTCAAAAGGAAGGCCTTGTACTTCAAAAGACTAATAAAAACTAAGGGTGCGATTCTCTAATATGTAGTTTGGGAATCAGAAGGCTCAGGACTTGGAAGCTTTAAGTTAACCTCCCAACATGAgctatatatgtacatgtgtacaCATAAGTTTTTTAGGCTTTCAAATGATCGGTATGAAAGCAGTTATTTTTCAGATCTGCAACTGAGCAGCAGTTGGTGACtgaaacataaataataaaatcagcgTGGCAAGCAAAATATTCTAGATTGAGAATGCCCACAAGCTACTTAACAACATGAATTCAAGGTAAAGTGAACAAAACAACAGTGTCTGGTGTATCCTGGCTGTCTAATGTCAACAACTGAGAAATTCTAGTAAGCCTCGATCTCCATAGGTGCAAGGGAAAAGAGACAAGAACCCGCAGAAATAGTTTTTCATTaatactgatttcatttatcCTGTGCTTTATACAGAATACTTTAAATTACCTTATTGACAGGTTTTTTCTAATTCAATTAAAAACACTAGCATTTATTATGATCAAGTTAGAATGATAGCCAAATTACCATATGCCAGCACACACATTCACCCTACCAGCAGCTGGACAATTTCGCTTGCAGGAGTGCCTGCCAATCTGAGGGACTGTCACCGTTGGAGGGTTCCCAGTGGAATGAGAGAAGACCAGGACTGAAGGAAGCCGAGTCGTCTTGATCACCTTcgctccttttttattttatcaccaCCCTCCTCACTGAGCTTGAACATGGGAATCTGCTGACCACCCTTGAGCTCTAAGAAGACCTCCTGAAGGTGTCACCTGATAGAAACCAAAAGTGCATCTCCCATCAATGAAACGGAGGCAAAAGacatcaaaaatgtaaaaaaggagccagcattgtggcatagcagataaagctgctgcctccaacacctgcattccatatgggcgccggtttgtttTCAgttggctc is part of the Oryctolagus cuniculus chromosome 16, mOryCun1.1, whole genome shotgun sequence genome and harbors:
- the STK17A gene encoding serine/threonine-protein kinase 17A (The RefSeq protein has 2 substitutions compared to this genomic sequence); translation: MIPLEKPGSGGSPSAAASGSGPGGLLTEIRTAIRTEPFQDCYSLSPGRELGRGKFAVVRKCIQKDSGKEFAAKFMRKRRKGQDCRMEIIHEIAVLELAQDNPWVINLHEVYETSSEMILVLEYAAGGEISDQCVADRDEAFNEKDVQRLMRQILEGVHFLHTHDVVHLDLKPQNILLTSESPLGDIKIVDFGLSRIVKNSEELREIMGTPEYVAPEILSYDPISMATDMWSIGVLTYVMLTGISPFLGDNKQETFLNISQMNLSYSEEEFDTVSESAVDFIKKLLVKKPEDRATAEECLKHPWLTQSSIQDPVLRVKEALEEANALQKGDSVPEISSATEKPGTEESIVTEELIVVTSYTLGQCRQSEKEKMEQKAISKRFKFEEPLLQEIPGEFIY
- the STK17A gene encoding serine/threonine-protein kinase 17A isoform X1; protein product: MIPLEKPGSGGSPSAAASGSGPGGRGQSAARRPPALRTRGLLTEIRAAIRTEPFQDCYSLSPGRELGRGKFAVVRKCIQKDSGKEFAAKFMRKRRKGQDCRMEIIHEIAVLELAQDNPWVINLHEVYETSSEMILVLEYAAGGEIFDQCVADRDEAFNEKDVQRLMRQILEGVHFLHTHDVVHLDLKPQNILLTSESPLGDIKIVDFGLSRIVKNSEELREIMGTPEYVAPEILSYDPISMATDMWSIGVLTYVMLTGISPFLGDNKQETFLNISQMNLSYSEEEFDTVSESAVDFIKKLLVKKPEDRATAEECLKHPWLTQSSIQDPVLRVKEALEEANALQKGDSVPEISSATEKPGTEESIVTEELIVVTSYTLGQCRQSEKEKMEQKAISKRFKFEEPLLQEIPGEFIY